A window of Rubricoccus marinus contains these coding sequences:
- a CDS encoding RNA polymerase sigma factor produces the protein MSQPSSAPPSASSEEDRVYVTQALAGDQSAYGALMTKYQQPLQRHVAKMVRDSAIVEDLVQEAFVKAFKALERYAPEYAFSTWLYRITTNHTIDHIRRKKLKTVSIDKPVQTRDGEMQMELPDTTYRPDRHLVMDQRNEIIAAAIADLPPKYHRVIVMRHQEEKSYEEIAVELDLPLGTVKAHIFRARALLNKYLRDRRSELM, from the coding sequence ATGTCTCAGCCGTCGTCCGCTCCTCCGTCCGCCTCTAGCGAAGAGGACCGCGTGTACGTGACGCAGGCGCTCGCGGGAGACCAGAGCGCCTACGGCGCGCTGATGACGAAGTACCAGCAGCCGCTGCAGCGCCACGTCGCCAAGATGGTCCGCGACTCGGCCATTGTGGAGGACCTGGTGCAGGAGGCGTTCGTCAAGGCGTTCAAGGCGCTGGAGCGCTACGCGCCGGAGTACGCCTTCTCGACGTGGCTCTACCGGATCACGACGAACCACACGATCGACCACATCCGACGCAAGAAGCTCAAGACCGTCTCCATCGACAAGCCCGTGCAGACGCGCGACGGCGAGATGCAGATGGAGCTTCCCGACACGACGTACCGGCCCGACCGGCATCTCGTGATGGACCAGCGCAACGAGATCATCGCGGCCGCCATCGCGGACCTCCCGCCGAAGTATCACCGCGTGATCGTGATGCGGCACCAAGAGGAAAAGAGCTACGAGGAGATCGCGGTCGAACTCGACCTCCCACTCGGGACCGTCAAGGCGCACATCTTCCGCGCCCGCGCGCTGCTCAACAAGTACCTCCGAGACCGGCGAAGCGAGTTGATGTAG
- a CDS encoding M1 family metallopeptidase: MIARLSLFALLVTLAACRTGGDEAAPAASGEAAEQAPLPTDVHSYAKPEEARVTHVALDLDADFDLKELSGMATLTFEAAEGAEEIVLDVRDLTIEGVMDASGDSLAYEVGESDPLLGAPLTVQIPESGETITVRYRTSPEAAAVQWLRPEQTASGQPFLFTQGQAILTRTWVPTQDSPGIRQTYEAEITVPESLTAVMSAEGNGDDPVASGEGARTFGFELDKAVPPYLIALAIGDLEFREIGERTGVWAEPTVVESAASEFVDVDAMMDAAEELYGPYRWGRYDVLVLPASFPFGGMENPLLTFATPTILAGDRSLVSLVAHELAHSWSGNLVTNATWDDFWINEGFTSYFENRIMEEVSGPEYAQMLESLSRTGLDEEITGLDEADQHLRLNLVGRDPDDGMNAIAYDKGALFLRTMEEAAGREAFDAWLRGYFDRHAFQPMTTDRLLADLDANLFKGNPALRDEVNPEAWIDGPGLPANAPRVESAAFARAEAQAEAFASGTAPGELETEGWSTHEWLHFMQSLPGELKPVQLANLDEAFGFSDTGNSEIRFAWLKTAIANEYDPAVPSLELFLTSQGRRKFVLPLFRDLAASEWGKPIADRIYRAARPGYHFITSDSVDDVLGVNA; this comes from the coding sequence GTGATCGCCCGACTCTCCCTTTTCGCCCTCCTCGTTACGCTCGCCGCCTGCCGCACCGGCGGGGACGAGGCTGCGCCCGCGGCCTCTGGCGAGGCCGCCGAGCAGGCGCCGCTCCCCACAGACGTCCACTCGTACGCGAAGCCTGAGGAGGCGCGCGTCACGCACGTCGCGCTGGACCTCGACGCTGATTTCGACCTCAAAGAACTGAGCGGCATGGCCACGCTCACGTTTGAGGCCGCCGAGGGCGCCGAGGAGATCGTGCTCGACGTGCGGGACTTGACCATCGAAGGCGTGATGGACGCCTCTGGCGACTCGCTCGCCTACGAGGTCGGAGAGTCCGACCCGCTTCTCGGCGCGCCGCTCACCGTCCAGATTCCCGAGAGCGGCGAGACCATCACGGTCCGCTACCGCACCTCGCCAGAGGCCGCCGCCGTGCAGTGGCTCCGCCCGGAGCAGACCGCCAGCGGCCAGCCGTTCCTGTTCACGCAGGGCCAGGCCATCCTCACGCGCACGTGGGTGCCCACGCAGGACAGCCCCGGCATCCGGCAGACCTACGAGGCCGAGATCACGGTCCCCGAATCCCTCACCGCCGTCATGAGCGCCGAGGGCAACGGCGACGATCCCGTGGCCTCTGGCGAGGGCGCGCGGACGTTCGGCTTTGAACTGGACAAGGCCGTGCCGCCGTACCTCATCGCGCTCGCGATTGGAGACTTGGAGTTCCGCGAGATCGGCGAGCGGACCGGCGTGTGGGCGGAGCCGACCGTCGTGGAGTCCGCCGCGAGCGAGTTCGTGGACGTGGACGCGATGATGGACGCCGCCGAGGAGCTGTACGGACCGTACCGCTGGGGCCGCTACGACGTCCTCGTGCTCCCCGCGAGCTTCCCCTTCGGCGGCATGGAGAACCCGCTGCTGACCTTTGCCACGCCGACGATCCTCGCGGGCGACCGCTCGCTCGTCAGCCTCGTCGCGCACGAGCTCGCGCACTCGTGGAGTGGCAACCTCGTCACCAACGCCACCTGGGACGACTTCTGGATCAACGAGGGCTTTACCTCCTACTTCGAGAACCGCATCATGGAGGAGGTCTCCGGCCCGGAGTACGCGCAGATGCTCGAAAGCCTCTCGCGCACCGGGCTCGACGAGGAGATCACCGGCCTTGACGAGGCCGATCAGCACCTTCGCCTCAACCTCGTCGGCCGTGACCCCGACGATGGCATGAACGCCATCGCCTACGACAAGGGCGCGCTGTTCCTCCGCACGATGGAGGAGGCCGCCGGCCGCGAGGCGTTCGACGCGTGGTTGCGCGGCTACTTCGACCGCCATGCCTTCCAGCCCATGACGACGGACCGGCTTCTGGCGGACCTCGACGCCAACCTCTTCAAGGGCAACCCCGCCCTGCGCGACGAGGTCAACCCGGAGGCGTGGATCGACGGACCGGGCCTTCCCGCCAACGCGCCGCGCGTAGAGTCGGCCGCGTTCGCTCGCGCCGAGGCGCAGGCGGAGGCGTTCGCCAGCGGGACGGCTCCGGGCGAGCTGGAGACCGAGGGCTGGAGCACGCACGAGTGGCTGCACTTTATGCAGTCGCTTCCGGGCGAGTTGAAGCCCGTCCAACTCGCCAACCTGGATGAGGCGTTCGGCTTCAGCGATACGGGCAACAGCGAGATCCGCTTCGCGTGGCTCAAGACCGCCATCGCGAACGAATACGACCCGGCGGTGCCATCTCTGGAGCTGTTCCTCACCTCCCAGGGCCGCCGCAAGTTCGTCCTCCCGCTCTTCCGCGATCTCGCCGCGAGCGAGTGGGGCAAGCCCATCGCGGACCGCATCTACCGCGCCGCGCGTCCGGGCTACCACTTCATCACGTCCGACAGCGTGGACGACGTGCTGGGCGTGAACGCGTAG
- a CDS encoding DUF4230 domain-containing protein, whose amino-acid sequence MTDSPPGRPDPRPDRFHVPRRWVLPLALAVLAIVALLVAPFVARAIIPAFTETDVQTTVISTIQSESPEAFLVTGTLRSAVTTSTRSATTLLPGFLNLELGRGEVEVRVPGRIAYGIDTREITASDVRLLESESGEPIVQVQLPALSVFSVEPILEQAGIRAETGGWVKPSRDAEREALRSALGRLRPTLREQGETHLRDNVQPSRNTAEAVVAQLSGPLAALGLERPTF is encoded by the coding sequence ATGACTGATTCCCCTCCCGGCCGGCCCGATCCCCGCCCCGACCGCTTCCACGTCCCACGCCGCTGGGTGCTGCCTCTGGCGCTGGCGGTCCTCGCCATCGTGGCGCTGCTCGTCGCGCCGTTCGTGGCCCGCGCGATCATCCCGGCCTTTACCGAGACCGACGTGCAGACGACGGTTATCAGCACGATCCAGAGCGAGTCGCCAGAGGCCTTCCTGGTAACGGGCACGCTGCGCTCGGCGGTGACGACGTCCACGCGGTCCGCGACGACGCTGCTGCCGGGCTTTCTCAACCTGGAGTTGGGCCGCGGCGAGGTGGAAGTCCGTGTCCCGGGGCGCATCGCGTACGGCATCGACACACGCGAGATCACGGCCAGCGACGTGCGCCTGCTCGAATCCGAGAGCGGCGAGCCCATCGTGCAGGTCCAGCTTCCGGCCCTCTCGGTGTTCTCCGTCGAGCCCATCTTGGAGCAAGCCGGGATCCGCGCCGAAACGGGCGGGTGGGTCAAGCCCAGCCGGGACGCCGAACGCGAGGCGCTGCGCTCGGCACTCGGGCGCCTCCGCCCCACACTTCGCGAGCAGGGCGAGACGCACCTCCGCGACAACGTGCAGCCGTCGCGCAACACCGCCGAGGCGGTCGTGGCGCAGCTTTCCGGGCCTCTGGCGGCGCTGGGGCTGGAGCGCCCCACGTTC
- a CDS encoding EamA family transporter, producing MLFLALAVACSLGIAMVFKLAERREYDRTALLTVNYAAGALLAIALQDPGQAETITPGLVALGVGQGVLFIVGFWLFSLAIRLAGMGLAAGVMRLSVVIPVLASWVIWGEMPAALQFVGLVLAGGAFVLVSRPAPQDAAPEAVRGPAALDAAHEPAAPEAASGGKTALVLGLLFLSGGLVDTLMKAFDEGFAATVDKSLFLLFVFGVAFVVGAVAVVASGVRTGRWPRGGALVWGVGLGIINYASADFLLRAVAVLSGPVVFPANSVAIVLGAALLGWVIWKERLSRANLVGLGLAIVALACLTLGQTPEADETTEPPRSIASVPSGDD from the coding sequence GTGCTCTTTCTCGCTCTCGCCGTCGCCTGCAGCCTCGGCATCGCCATGGTCTTCAAACTCGCCGAACGGCGCGAGTACGACCGAACGGCGCTCTTGACCGTCAACTACGCCGCAGGAGCGCTTCTCGCGATCGCGCTGCAGGACCCAGGGCAGGCCGAGACCATCACGCCGGGGCTCGTCGCGCTCGGCGTGGGCCAGGGCGTGCTGTTCATCGTGGGCTTCTGGCTGTTCTCTCTCGCGATCCGGCTGGCCGGGATGGGCCTGGCGGCAGGCGTGATGCGGCTTTCGGTCGTGATCCCGGTCCTGGCCTCGTGGGTGATCTGGGGCGAGATGCCCGCCGCGCTGCAGTTCGTCGGCCTCGTGCTGGCGGGCGGCGCGTTCGTGCTCGTCTCGCGCCCGGCACCGCAGGACGCCGCGCCCGAGGCCGTGCGCGGCCCCGCAGCGCTCGACGCGGCGCACGAGCCCGCTGCGCCAGAGGCGGCCTCTGGCGGCAAGACCGCGCTCGTGCTCGGGCTGCTTTTCCTCTCCGGCGGGCTCGTGGATACCCTCATGAAGGCCTTCGACGAAGGCTTCGCCGCCACGGTCGACAAGTCGCTGTTCCTCCTGTTCGTCTTCGGCGTCGCGTTCGTCGTCGGTGCGGTGGCCGTGGTGGCCTCTGGCGTGCGAACGGGCCGGTGGCCGCGCGGTGGCGCCCTTGTCTGGGGCGTCGGGTTGGGGATCATCAACTACGCGTCGGCGGACTTCCTCTTGCGCGCCGTGGCCGTCCTGAGTGGGCCGGTCGTATTTCCGGCCAACAGCGTCGCCATCGTGCTGGGCGCGGCGCTGCTGGGGTGGGTGATCTGGAAAGAGCGCCTGAGCCGCGCCAACCTCGTCGGCTTGGGCCTCGCCATCGTCGCGCTGGCGTGCCTCACGCTGGGACAGACGCCAGAGGCGGACGAAACGACGGAGCCGCCGCGTTCCATCGCGTCCGTACCCTCTGGCGATGACTGA
- a CDS encoding choice-of-anchor B family protein — MHRLLALAICLAPLAGSAQSLELIGTVDLPAIVNSEIETGGSDVWGYVAGDGAEYAIMGDLEGVSIVAVPSLEIVAQIPGPTERARWFWRDIKTYGGFAYVVTEAYGRSEGLQVIDLRGLPHRAEEVAVVRGPDDALVSSHNLSIDTVTGHAYVLNSDGSTIHVLDLANPAAPAFVGSVEVPDVHDIYARGDTLYVAEGRTPSFSVWDMTDKAAPALKGRVVVPAAGYVHNIWPTDDGRHVVTTEETAEKTLKVWNVEDLDNPTLVGEWLGANRIAHNALVRGRYAFVSHYTAGMYVLDLLDPASPTVVAHHDTYPRHDDVTMDGNWGATLPSASGYVYASDGTGQLTVLKWSPTAQNL, encoded by the coding sequence ATGCATCGCCTCCTCGCCCTCGCCATTTGCCTCGCGCCTCTGGCGGGAAGTGCCCAGAGCCTCGAACTGATCGGGACGGTCGATCTGCCGGCGATCGTGAACAGCGAGATCGAGACGGGCGGCTCCGACGTGTGGGGCTACGTGGCCGGCGACGGGGCGGAGTACGCCATCATGGGCGATCTGGAGGGCGTCTCCATCGTGGCCGTGCCTTCGCTGGAGATCGTGGCGCAGATCCCGGGGCCGACGGAGCGGGCGCGCTGGTTCTGGCGCGACATCAAGACCTACGGCGGCTTCGCATACGTCGTCACTGAAGCGTACGGACGGAGCGAGGGCCTACAGGTCATCGACCTCCGCGGGTTGCCGCACCGCGCGGAGGAAGTGGCCGTCGTGCGCGGGCCAGACGACGCGCTCGTGTCCTCACACAACCTGTCGATCGACACCGTGACGGGGCACGCCTACGTGCTCAACTCGGACGGCTCCACGATCCACGTTTTGGACCTCGCGAACCCCGCTGCGCCCGCTTTCGTCGGCAGCGTGGAGGTGCCGGACGTGCACGACATCTACGCCAGAGGCGACACGCTCTATGTCGCCGAAGGCCGCACGCCGTCGTTCTCCGTCTGGGACATGACGGACAAGGCCGCGCCCGCCCTCAAGGGCCGCGTGGTGGTCCCGGCGGCGGGCTACGTCCACAACATCTGGCCGACCGACGACGGCCGCCACGTGGTCACGACCGAGGAGACGGCGGAAAAGACGCTCAAGGTGTGGAACGTGGAGGACCTGGACAACCCGACGCTCGTGGGGGAGTGGCTGGGCGCCAACCGCATCGCGCACAACGCGCTCGTGCGGGGCCGCTACGCCTTCGTCTCGCACTACACCGCCGGCATGTACGTGCTGGATCTCCTAGACCCAGCCTCGCCCACTGTTGTCGCGCACCACGACACCTACCCGCGCCACGACGACGTGACGATGGACGGCAACTGGGGCGCCACGCTGCCCTCCGCCAGCGGCTACGTCTACGCCAGCGACGGCACGGGGCAGTTGACGGTTCTCAAGTGGTCGCCAACGGCCCAGAACCTCTAG
- the purB gene encoding adenylosuccinate lyase: MIARYTRPEMGAIWTEEAQFQAWLDVELAAAWAWAKATDLIPMADVDKLYAGAGFDVNRIHEIEKDTRHDVVAFTRAVSETLGDEKKWVHYGLTSTDVVDTAQSVRLLRANKILRQGLVRLGEVLGAKAREHKHTLCVGRTHGVHAEPTTFGLKMARFYDAVQRDLERFDAAAEAVRVGKLSGAVGTFAHIPPEVERLTCEKLGLRAAPVSTQVLPRDLHAQYLGALALIGANIETIAVEIRHLQRSEVLEAEESFGSGQKGSSAMPHKRNPIGSENLTGMARLLRGYMVAAYEDVALWHERDISHSSVERVILPDATIALDYSLARMARIIENLTVNPDRMAENLDRTYGLVYSQRLLLKLIETGLSREAAYDTVQPLAMEAWRERRSFREIIDGAPGITAHLSPEAIADAFDPAYQIRNADAIFERVGLG; this comes from the coding sequence ATGATCGCCCGCTACACCCGCCCCGAGATGGGCGCCATCTGGACCGAAGAGGCGCAGTTCCAGGCCTGGCTTGATGTCGAGCTCGCCGCCGCCTGGGCGTGGGCCAAGGCGACGGACCTGATCCCGATGGCCGACGTGGACAAGCTCTACGCCGGTGCGGGCTTCGACGTCAACCGCATCCACGAGATCGAGAAGGACACGCGGCACGACGTGGTGGCGTTTACGCGTGCCGTGAGCGAGACGCTGGGTGATGAGAAAAAGTGGGTGCACTACGGCCTCACCTCGACGGACGTGGTGGACACCGCGCAGTCTGTCCGCCTCTTGCGCGCAAACAAGATTCTGCGCCAGGGGCTCGTGCGGCTGGGCGAGGTGCTGGGTGCGAAGGCACGCGAGCACAAGCACACGCTCTGCGTCGGCCGCACGCACGGCGTCCACGCTGAGCCGACGACCTTCGGGCTCAAGATGGCCCGCTTCTACGACGCCGTGCAGCGCGACCTAGAGCGCTTCGACGCCGCGGCTGAGGCCGTCCGCGTCGGCAAGCTCTCGGGCGCCGTCGGGACGTTTGCGCACATCCCGCCAGAGGTGGAGCGGCTGACGTGCGAGAAGCTGGGGCTCCGCGCCGCGCCGGTCTCCACCCAGGTGCTCCCGCGCGACCTGCACGCGCAGTACCTCGGCGCGCTCGCGCTGATCGGCGCCAACATCGAGACCATCGCCGTCGAGATCCGGCACTTGCAGCGCAGCGAAGTGCTGGAAGCCGAGGAATCGTTCGGCAGCGGCCAGAAGGGGAGCAGCGCGATGCCGCACAAGCGCAACCCCATCGGCAGCGAGAACCTGACCGGCATGGCGCGCCTCTTGCGCGGCTACATGGTGGCGGCCTACGAAGACGTGGCACTTTGGCACGAGCGCGACATCAGCCACTCGTCCGTCGAGCGCGTGATCCTGCCCGACGCGACGATCGCGCTGGACTACTCGCTGGCGCGCATGGCGCGCATCATCGAGAACCTGACGGTCAACCCGGACCGGATGGCGGAAAACCTGGACCGCACCTACGGGCTCGTCTACTCGCAGCGTCTGCTCCTCAAGCTGATCGAGACCGGTCTCTCGCGCGAGGCGGCCTACGACACCGTGCAGCCTCTGGCGATGGAGGCGTGGCGCGAGCGGCGCTCGTTCCGCGAGATTATCGACGGCGCGCCCGGGATTACGGCGCACCTCTCGCCAGAGGCCATCGCGGACGCCTTCGACCCGGCCTACCAGATCCGGAACGCGGACGCCATCTTCGAGCGCGTGGGGCTGGGCTGA
- a CDS encoding PfkB family carbohydrate kinase, which yields MSQIPPPASVLVVGTVAFDTIETPFGRAERVLGGSATYATLAARLLADPVRLCAVVGGDFPEAHVDALKSRGVDTEGLARDPDGETFFWAGRYHHDLNHRDTLATHLNVLATFEPEIPESYRDTRVLCLGNLDPTVQATVLDQVTGPDGSGPSLVIMDTMNYWIESAPEALRSTLARVDVLVINDAEARELGDTSNLVRAARIIREMGPQTLVIKKGEHGALLFTGDLDAPTLFSAPAYPLEEVTDPTGAGDVFMGGFAGHLARCGEISDEAFREAIVTGSAMASHCVGAFGPENMLSLTLDDVNARVQEFRDLSAIPMRLSA from the coding sequence ATGTCTCAGATTCCGCCCCCGGCGAGTGTGCTCGTCGTCGGCACGGTCGCGTTCGACACCATCGAGACCCCCTTCGGGCGCGCCGAGCGCGTGCTGGGCGGCTCGGCCACCTACGCCACCCTCGCGGCGAGGCTTCTGGCGGACCCCGTCCGCCTCTGCGCCGTCGTCGGTGGGGACTTCCCCGAAGCCCACGTTGACGCGCTGAAATCGCGCGGCGTCGATACGGAGGGCCTCGCGCGGGACCCCGACGGCGAGACGTTCTTCTGGGCCGGCCGCTACCACCACGACCTCAACCACCGCGACACGCTCGCGACGCACCTCAACGTGCTCGCGACGTTCGAGCCCGAGATCCCGGAGAGCTACCGCGACACGCGCGTGCTCTGCCTCGGCAACCTCGACCCCACGGTCCAGGCCACGGTCCTCGACCAGGTCACCGGCCCCGATGGCAGCGGTCCCTCGCTCGTCATCATGGACACGATGAACTACTGGATCGAGAGCGCGCCAGAGGCCCTGCGGTCCACGCTCGCCCGCGTCGACGTGCTCGTCATCAACGACGCCGAGGCCCGCGAACTCGGGGACACGTCCAACCTGGTCCGCGCAGCGCGGATCATCCGCGAGATGGGCCCCCAGACGCTCGTGATCAAAAAGGGCGAGCACGGCGCGCTGCTCTTCACCGGCGACCTGGACGCGCCGACGCTGTTCTCCGCCCCCGCTTACCCGCTCGAAGAGGTCACCGACCCGACGGGCGCGGGCGACGTGTTTATGGGCGGCTTTGCCGGCCACCTCGCGCGCTGCGGCGAGATCTCAGACGAAGCCTTCCGCGAGGCCATCGTCACGGGCAGCGCGATGGCGTCGCACTGCGTCGGCGCGTTCGGCCCCGAGAACATGCTTTCGCTGACCCTGGACGACGTGAACGCGCGCGTCCAGGAGTTCCGCGACCTCTCCGCCATTCCGATGCGGCTGAGCGCCTAG
- a CDS encoding biopolymer transporter ExbD: MSSRSRTMPSIPTASMSDVAFLLLVFFLVVTAFREDIGLRTDLPPLTEQREGVREILHVQISASGEMAVEGEPLAPEAVRERVSTFAAGGGPVEVKSHRLAPYAAYVGALDAVLQGHRDIGATPRLSLPQPAE, encoded by the coding sequence ATGTCTTCCCGCTCCCGCACGATGCCCTCCATCCCCACCGCGTCCATGTCCGACGTGGCGTTCCTCCTGCTCGTGTTCTTTCTCGTCGTGACCGCCTTCCGCGAGGACATCGGCCTCCGCACCGATCTGCCGCCGCTGACCGAGCAGCGCGAGGGCGTGCGCGAGATCCTCCACGTCCAGATCTCCGCCTCTGGCGAGATGGCGGTCGAGGGCGAACCTCTGGCGCCAGAGGCCGTGCGCGAGCGCGTGTCGACGTTCGCCGCAGGCGGCGGGCCGGTCGAGGTAAAATCCCACCGCCTGGCACCATACGCGGCCTACGTCGGCGCGCTGGACGCCGTGCTGCAGGGACACCGGGACATAGGGGCCACGCCCCGGCTCTCGCTGCCGCAGCCGGCGGAATAG
- a CDS encoding T9SS type A sorting domain-containing protein, with translation MEGDRALVGNPGESCDAGGNCGAAYVLDYDGASWNATRLLPTDQNWDNHFGQSVALSGDRVLIGARGERCGDGTECGAAYVFDFDGSTWQGTKVVPIDRGVDFRVGHAVALEGDRAVVGSGQSAYVFDFDGEDWLEATRFTVADASGVQFGYAVALSGSRVLVGADREDCDVSLWCGAVYVYDHSDTGWIETKLEASDMVPDWGGRFGYSVALEGDRALVGALSGQCSTGTCGAAYAYDLEGGLWRETRLVASDEKHGDRFGRSVALSGSCALVGAYGVGCAQGNGCGAAYLYDFTQEVTAFGATSPEALSLLAPMPNPASGAVTLNYTLPAPGEASLVIYDALGREVAVAALGLHTAGAHTAQFDARSLTPGVYMARLASGGATSVQRFTVSR, from the coding sequence GTGGAAGGAGATCGGGCGTTGGTCGGAAATCCGGGGGAGTCGTGCGACGCGGGAGGAAACTGCGGCGCGGCGTACGTTCTCGACTATGACGGCGCCTCGTGGAATGCGACGCGGCTTCTGCCTACCGATCAGAACTGGGACAACCACTTCGGGCAGTCGGTGGCCCTTTCGGGGGACCGCGTTCTGATCGGCGCCAGAGGCGAACGGTGTGGAGACGGGACCGAATGCGGAGCGGCCTACGTGTTCGACTTCGACGGCTCCACCTGGCAAGGCACGAAGGTCGTACCCATAGACCGAGGCGTCGACTTCAGGGTGGGCCACGCTGTCGCGTTGGAGGGAGACCGCGCGGTGGTGGGCTCGGGCCAGTCAGCGTACGTATTCGACTTCGACGGTGAGGATTGGCTTGAGGCGACCCGGTTCACAGTGGCCGATGCGAGCGGTGTGCAATTCGGGTACGCCGTTGCTCTGTCGGGGAGCCGAGTCCTCGTCGGTGCCGACCGTGAGGACTGTGACGTGAGTCTCTGGTGTGGGGCGGTGTACGTCTACGACCACAGCGACACCGGATGGATCGAGACGAAGCTCGAGGCTTCAGACATGGTCCCAGATTGGGGCGGGCGCTTCGGATATTCCGTAGCACTGGAAGGTGACCGAGCGCTCGTAGGAGCGCTTTCCGGCCAGTGCTCCACGGGCACGTGCGGAGCCGCATACGCCTACGACCTCGAAGGCGGCCTCTGGCGCGAGACCCGACTCGTCGCCTCGGACGAAAAACACGGAGATCGCTTCGGTCGTAGCGTCGCCCTTTCCGGGTCGTGCGCGCTCGTCGGAGCGTACGGGGTAGGGTGCGCTCAGGGAAACGGATGCGGTGCTGCGTACCTGTACGACTTCACGCAGGAGGTCACCGCCTTTGGCGCCACGTCGCCAGAGGCTCTGTCTTTGCTCGCGCCAATGCCCAACCCCGCTTCTGGTGCGGTAACGCTGAACTACACCCTCCCTGCTCCTGGCGAGGCTTCGCTCGTGATCTACGACGCGCTCGGGCGCGAGGTCGCTGTCGCTGCTCTGGGCTTGCACACGGCCGGTGCTCACACGGCGCAGTTCGACGCTCGCAGTCTCACGCCGGGCGTGTACATGGCTCGGCTGGCCTCTGGCGGCGCGACAAGCGTGCAGCGGTTCACGGTCTCGCGATAA